Proteins from a genomic interval of Diospyros lotus cultivar Yz01 chromosome 6, ASM1463336v1, whole genome shotgun sequence:
- the LOC127804455 gene encoding uncharacterized protein LOC127804455, with amino-acid sequence MSTSRSSKSKVVKKNTAGNRSDVGWQYAIDVDKNSRKVQCKFCDKIFSRGIFPLKHHLAYTRKDVEPCVSVPNDIKKEMLTILVKNAEATERKRKIIHSIDDSDDEGDHMQHITSKEKGKNTGLDVFLKRGQCGNAIGREENVVQVVTDNAANYKAVGEMLMEKRKGLYWTPCAAHYIDLILEDFDKKPKVHSTTITKARRISTYIYSRTLLISMLRHFTKGRDLIRPVVTRFATVYLTLGCLSELKGPLMTMFTSKSWKSSRFASQQDGKRVQQMVLDSRFWKNIIYYLKATLPLVKVIRLVDLDEQPVIGFLYEEMDRAREKIKVNFHNVKKIFEPILKIIDERSEFQLHRPLHAAAYYLNPHYHYSPNFKVNMEIKLRLFNYIERMVRDPDERDKIYVQLDMFKDAKGLFGHESGKHSKDKKAPGKWWDTYGDRCPEFQRFVIRVLSLTCSSIGCERN; translated from the exons ATGTCAACATCTAGgtcttcaaaatctaaagttgTGAAAAAAAATACAGCAGGAAATAGGTCTGATGTGGGATGGCAATATGCCATTGATGTGGATAAGAACTCAAGAAAAGTGCAATGTAAATTTTGTGATAAGATCTTTTCTAGAGGTATTTTTCCCCTTAAGCACCACTTAGCTTATACTCGTAAAGATGTGGAGCCTTGTGTAAGTGTTCCCAATGATATTAAAAAGGAAATGTTGACAATTTTGGTGAAAAATGCCGAAGCCactgaaagaaaaagaaagataattcATAGTATTGATGATTCTGATGATGAGGGTGATCATATGCAACACATTACATCAAAGGAAAAGGGTAAGAATACTGGTTTGGATGTTTTTTTGAAAAGGGGGCAGTGTGGAAATGCAATTGGAA GAGAGGAAAATGTGGTGCAAGTTGTAACTGATAATGCTGCAAATTATAAAGCTGTAGGTGAGATGCtaatggagaaaagaaaagggttGTATTGGACTCCATGTGCTGCCCACTATATTGACTTGATACTGGAGGATTTTGACAAGAAACCAAAAGTCCATTCTACTACCATTACAAAGGCTAGGAGGATATCAACTTACATCTATTCTAGAACTCTTCTCATTTCTATGTTGAGACATTTTACAAAAGGAAGAGACTTGATAAGACCAGTTGTTACTCGCTTTGCAACTGTATATTTGACTTTAGGTTGTCTTAGTGAACTAAAAGGTCCCTTGATGACAATGTTCACTTCAAAGTCATGGAAGTCTAGTAGGTTTGCATCTCAACAAGATGGAAAACGAGTTCAACAAATGGTGTTAGATTCtagattttggaaaaatataatttattatctgAAGGCAACTTTGCCATTAGTAAAAGTTATTCGATTGGTTGATTTAGATGAGCAACCAGTTATAGGTTTTCTTTATGAGGAGATGGATCGAGCTAGAGAGAAGATTAAAGTAAATTTTCACAatgtaaagaaaat TTTCGAGCCAATTTTGAAGATTATTGATGAAAGATCGGAATTTCAATTGCATAGGCCATTACATGCTGCAGCGTATTATTTGAACCCTCATTATCATTATAGTccaaattttaaagttaatatggAAATAAAATTGCGACTATTTAACTACATTGAAAGAATGGTTAGAGATCCAGATGAAAGGGACAAAATATATGTGCAACTTGATATGTTTAAGGATGCAAAAGGGTTATTCGGCCATGAATCTGGTAAACATTCAAAGGATAAAAAGGCTCCAGGAAAGTGGTGGGACACCTATGGAGATAGATGTCCTGAGTTTCAAAGATTTGTTATTCGTGTGTTAAGCTTGACATGCAGCTCTATTGGGTGTGAACGAAATTAG